The DNA window CGCTCCAGATGAACATTTAAAACCATATTTACGATTTGTTGGTTTCGAGGCCATCGGCAGTATCGCAGAGTCATCCATAGATCACAAATTTGTTTTGGCCTTGTTAGAACGTTAGAGGCCGGAGACCCACACattccatcttccaacaggggagtgcacaATAACCCTGGAGGATGTACACATGTTGTTAGGCCTTCCAGTAGACGGTAAGGCCATTAATGGTTGTGTAATGCAAGCCAATTCTCTTTGCCAACAGGAATTGGGTATAGATCTGATAGAGGGAGACACAGGTTCTAGGGGACAGGGGGTAAACCTCAATAACTTAAAGATATATTATAGGGACTTTCAATTGAACGACGATTCTTCCAAAGAAACGATACTCATGAAAACCAGGTGTTACCTGATCTTGCTCTTTGGAAATGTTTTATTTCCAGACAGTACCGGTAACAccgtaaattttatgtatttatgtttgttaattgattttaatagagTGGTTCAATATAGTTGGGAGTCTGCTGTCCTGACTATGTTGTACCAATCCCTTTGCAAGAATGCAAAAAACGATTCTTGtacattctatggatgcgctcTATTGGTGCAAGTTTGGGGGTGGTAGAGAATGCCTATACTGGCCCTAGTAAACAGAACCAACTGGACCTCCCCATATGCAATGATGtaattttttaattcatatttttaatGCAAAATAATTTGATTAGGGTTTACTTTAACTGACACATTTAAATTGCGTTTTAGATTTTGCGTGAAAAAGATGGACTTCACGAAAAATACGCGGTCAAATATCACGATGTACCGCCAGCTGATTGATCACTTACGACCCGAGGATGTATAATCTCCAATCTTTTCCTCTTTTATAAGtgtcttttttataaatatttgaccgAAATAATGTATAAGtcttatgcatgcagtttatCTGGAGACCATATCTGGAATGCGATCATGAACCAAGAGGCGCAGATGCAGCTATTTGGACTGCAAAAACTTGCATCATTAGGTACAACATCATCGAGATGCATCATAGTGACCGGGTCAAACTCTAGTTCGGGATGCATCAAGGTATACCTGATCCTCCAATTGACTTGGGAGTATGGCATCTTAAACGAGTAAACCATCAGTGGAATCATCAAAATTGGAAGGATTACGCTCCCGAATGGCGCCAGATGTGGAAAGACTGTTGCCAATATGTCCTCAACTTCCCCGTGAGTGATTGTGAGATGAAACCGTCCGCACAGTACATGAGTTGGTACCGTACCGTTACCACCCCTAATTTATTTGTGGCGGATCCGTTCTACTTGATAGGCCCCCGCCTTCACAACTATAccctaccacaacaacaacaacaagaacaccaacaagaacaacaacaacgagaacaacaacaagaagaaCAATATCAGTACacccaacaacaacaaaatctgtTCCAGACTCCGTCCCATTCCAACCGCAACTACCGCCAACAAAATCTCTTCCAAACGCAGTCCCAACCAAACAATCCAGCTGAGAGCCAACACCAGCACACAAGCCAATACCAGACCCATTCACAACCACTTGGCTTGCAAGGTACTCAAGGTCGTTCGGCCAAAACATTGAGGCTGGTATGTCAAGGCTCCGTCTAAGTCCTGACGAGGGTCCACATGCTGAATCATCTCACCACGGTACACCCTTTGGGTTTCCAACACCGTCCAATCAATTTGGGCTTTATCAAGGTAGTACAAGAGCTGCTGGGTGTTACTTTCCGGAAGTCGTACCCCAACCTACTCCCCCACCACCATTTAGCATTTTTGAGGgcttgggtaaccgactttacgaCAGTCGGTTTCTGGGAAATTATGGTGGCGTTGACGAATTCATTGACAACGACCATCGGAATAACACAATTCCAGGCCCAGCTACTCAATCACAACAAGAACCACGAAGGGGTAGGGGTGGTCCTAGGGTTCGCGGCGGTGTCAACGACCGTCCTCAACGTGTGATAACAAGACCTCAGTGCGGAACAAATGGGCATCTTGGCGATGGAAGACATTAGGCATTGTATCCAAACCCTAAAAGTAATAAAATTTGTTATTTTCGATTTTTTTATATAGACCCGTTGTTTCGATTTCTATTACCGGATGTCAAAATAGGTCTCTAAATgttaattagaaaaataaaaaaaaataaaaataaaaataaacatggcATTATGCGCCATTTCAATTGGCTTAATAAAAAAAACCTAGTGCGtcatttcatttggcgcaaatGTATGTCCAATTAGGGCAAGCCAAACGAAATAGCGCATTCATCTATTTTAACTTCTTctacgccatttcatttggcgcatacaccTTTTGGGCatcccaaacctagacactttggtaaataacttgaaatgtggtttttttggtttttttttttaaaatttgaatattttaatttttttttctatacgTGTGGTTAAGGAATTATGCTAAAAAAAGCTTATACTATATTATAGGAAAGGCTTGATCATATCTTTTATCTTCATCAAAAGCACTAATTAAAGAATTGAGAGCTAAAATACTGGGTAATACCCTCAACTACCATCATCCTAAATGCATTTGATCCAAAAAgctttgattttatttatgtcAACTTTTGTAATTTTACATATACCAAAAAAGGTTCTATTTTGTTTGTAGGGTGCTATGTGTGAAAACATTATCAAATGAAGTTCTACATCAATTTGATATTATTAAGTTTAAATGCTAAGCTAATTGTCCTAAGGATATCAATAACACAACAAGAATAATCATTCTCccttcactacaagaaaatgtcAGATTAGCTACCGTAATTTAGCTACCAACTATATCTGCGGTTATTCTCAGGTTTTGATGGTGAAGTTCAACTACGAATAATATTTTTTCtagttattatattatattatttatttctttatagtaaatatataacattaaaaaaaGACTTGTGCCTTCAATCGAGATACACTTGTTTTCTCTCTCTTAATTTTGAGAAACACATGTACTTTCTCTCTCCAAATATTCTGAAACTCGTATCACTCTCTACTCGAATAGACTAAATGACAATATAATTTCTTATACTATTTATCGAGTCTGCTATTTAACTGCTCCTACTATATATACTTGGTTCATAGAATGGTATACTTATTACTCCTAAACTAATATATGTATCATTCCTAATAATATATCCACTTATAAACTAGAAAATATAACTATTCCTAATGGCAATATCTTTATCATAagcttgcatatatatatatatatatatatatatatatatatatatatatatatatatatatatatataccgctGTTTGTCAATTCCACTGATACTGCACTGTCTGCAATATgaagaaaatatatatacatactaCTGTTCAATTGGAATCATCACTTCACTACCTAACGATGTGCCCCGCGACACACTTTAGGTGCCATTTGGCACACACAATTTAAGGGGTGTGCCCCTCGGCACACATCCCTTCCGCCCGACACCTCTTCATCTCTGTTACGCAATTTTCTTTAATTACTCAGTTTTCCTTCGTTTTTCATTCCAGACTTTTATCAACAAATTAATCACAGAACCCAATTTTCCACGAACAACAATATAATTTCACATGGATAGTAAAATTTTATGGAGACAATAACATATAAAACAATTGTTTTGCAACCCAATTACACAAACACAGAGACAATTTCATATAAGcctaacccccacatatcatccATCATATACCTAGTTATATAgcaagaacctcacccttaccttggattgaaggttgctTTATAATTTTCTCCGATTGAATTCTAGATTTTTCTTGCCCCTTTTTGTTTCTCCATCCTCTCCTCTGCCTATGCCTCTGCCACCTCCTCTGTCTCTACCACCTCCTTAGCCTCTACCACCTTTTTTCCCACTCGTCCTGGCGCGATGTCCGTGATACACAAGTGGACCATGTGCCATCGCAATCATGTTATCCACTACACGCCTTCCACTAGACCCCTCCGAGAAGAAACCGGCCTCATTGTCTGCATGCCCCATGTAAACTATCTGACAACAACGAGGAAGCACATCTTGAGTGTGGTCCAACTGAGAATGTTGCTATTCAAATATCTCCTAATGAGATGGTCTAGACGGTGATCCTTATACAGTGGGCACCATGTAGGGGTGTGAGACGGTGCCATCAATGCAGCTCCAGTCTCTCTCCGCTCTGATCGTTGGAGCCTCGTCCGATACCATGTTGTTCtgatagttagtaaagatctcaCCTATATGCCTACGGGTCAAGTCGTTAGGAGCAGAGACAATAAGAAGAAACACGAGGATGTAACTGATCTCGACCGAGGCTGTTACCGATTTCACAAAAGCCCTTCAGACCAGAGGCAGTAAGGATATCCTGGAACAACACCTCTCGTGGCTGCTCCAAAGATAACATCTCATGCCCATGTTTATAAAACTTCTGGGCCTCACGCCACTGAAAATTTCCAACGAAAACAATGTTAATAAGAAACAATGTTACAGATAATAATTTTCcaatgaaaaaaaagaagaaataatcTGTGTAATGTTACCTCTCAATCCCAGACATGTCTTGGAGTATGCTCGGCGTAACCTGTCAGCAGGGACATATCGGATGGACCCCTCCGAAAAACCTTCAGGTGCATCCTCATCGTCATCAGCATCCTCCTATGGTGGGTCATCACCCTCTGGAGGTGGCGCCAGATCAACATCATCTGTAGGAAGTGGGATAAAATATCCTGACGAGGCATGCGGGACGGGGCATGTGATGAACCCTCACCAGCATCCCAACGCCTTCGGGATGAAGAATGGATAAAGGTTGTGCACTAGGCTGTGGACTAGGTTATGCATTAGGTGTAGCCTCAACTGCAGACTCTCCTGGAACAACTGAAACATATGCACCGACTCCTACTACAACTTCCTGGCTCCGTGCACGTCGGACGGATGCATGTTGTGCAACCCATCCATGTATCAATTGGTCCTCTCTGTCAGCCATAAAGTCTACAACGTATAACCAATAAATTTGAATTAgatacaaataaattaaaaaaacaaaaagaataaaaagaaacaaaatttaCTTTCAGATATATACATATGAAAAACTTCCGTAGACACAACATATGGGTTGTTCTGgggatgcatctacggaaatacCTTAACATTAACTTGTTCCATAGATGAACCTCTGAAACCTTCTAAAACCTCAACAGTCACGACAATGGCGTCTCTAACCATGAAAATTGATTTTTGAAGCCTTGATCGTCCGTTTAAGACAACAAACaatacctacattgtctctaaattaTGTTTCTAAGACTATCTAAGGATTTTACCCCTAAAAGTATATTCTAACTCTTTTACGAGAAATACTCGAAAATATTTCAGAAACTCAAAAACTTACCGATTATATTGAGTTTTTAATGTTTTGGAGTGTCTTGATCGTTGAAGTTGATGTTCTCTGTCGAACTCGAATGAAAAAATCAAGTTTGGTGGAAATAAATTTTGGAGGTTTGAGAGAGATTGAAGATGAAAAGTGAagaatgagggaggagaagaGACTCAGGCGTGAATATATCAAGAAAGGTTCTGGAGATACATAACAAGAAATATTTCGTAGATACACCTCCGAAATAAACCAACGTTAATTAGAAAAAGGTGCATCCGGATATACACCTCCAGAAGCAAGGGGTATTTTTAGAAGCGCGCATGGTGCTTAAGAACCCCAAAAAATATACTATTCCCTAATAAAAACCATTACGAGCCAGGGCCCAAAAGTTTCCCTAGCCACGTACAGTCCTCTTCCAACTCAACAAACAAGAGCACATGATCCACATTACTGATAGCAACCCCATTAGAGTGATACTAGGTAAACCTACTTCCTAAATTTACTTTTTTGTCTATTCTATGTATTAAGTTTTAATAAGTACTTATAATTTATTATGAAGATTGTCCTTTATGTCAAAAAAGGATATGTGCTTGACATAATCATTCTTAATATATGGTAGTTTGACAAAAAAGTATTTTGTTTCTTAATCATAGTACTCATTTGTGATGAGCTTGAATTTGAATTTATTGAAATATTAGGTTATATGAACTATAAAATAGTCATCAACTATTTGTAGTTATAGTAGTATACAAAGAAGTGAGTATATAAATGAAATAATCGaataaaatgtttttttctaATTGAATTACCTAAATCATTAATCATTTATAACAGGCTACAATATATTAAAACAACATATATATGTAACATAAATACATTATAAAAGATGtaaaagagagagaaaaggaaCAATGCACCATTTGATTCCAGCATAGAAGTACTTTGATTCATTCATTAATATTAGGAAGACAAACAACATATATGTAACATAAGTACATTACAATACAACAATGTTACAGTTCAGTTAATAAATACACTTCAGTTGATAATTGTATCCAAAAACATAGCTGATGTATTAATATGTAATTTTGACCTTGCAACTTTGTACTTCTCCACACTAAAATGTGTGGTTATTTTCAAAATACTATATGatcttataaaataaaacaccAATACTATAAGTGCAAATGTGTCCAAGATATTGTCAATTTTTATGACTTTACCCATTATTTATTCAATTGCTAATATGCCCTCCAATCCAAAATCAATTAACAAGTCTACAATTCTTTCTGATCTCCCCATTAGTCCCAGTGAGAGGACTGATTCTACTCAACTTTATCATAGCAGCAGCAAAGTCATTGAAAAAAGTAGCACTATTAGTACTATAACGTGTAACCAAACTATCTTGAGATCCATTATTGAAAAGAACTTGATCAGAATGAAATAGTCCTTTCTTAGCAACAAGATCTTTATAGTAATTGTTGTCAAAAGTAGTTGGAGTGAGAGTATCAAGAGGTGCCAAATTGGTGTCACCACCAGAAACTGGACAAGTTGTTTTTCTTAAGGTGGCAAAGTTTgggtcaatgttggtttcattgTATATGCGAGTTCTGAAAAATCTACACTCTCCTTGGCCTATGGTGTGTGCACCAGAAAGGACAGTAAGATCATTTAATGTTAGACCTTTGTTTTGAAACATTGTAGTGAGGGTTGATAGGTCAGATGTCGGTCCAGGGATTTGACTGTTAGCATCACTTTGGCTTGCTGTTCTAGCATCTCTTCTTCCAAGTGGTACTATCCATGAGGGTCCTCCAagctaaaaataaatttattccaATGAGTTATTGAGATTCAGAAAGTGATGATCAATCAAAACTGGAAGTAAAAAAAATAAGCATACCAGAAAAACTCCATCTCTTGCTGCAAGAGCTAGAATATCAGCACAAGAAACAGTGGCATTACAAGAAGCTTCAACGCTGGTTTTAATGGCATCAATCACTTCGAAACCCCTAACTGTATTTTTGTTAGGTGCTGCATTTTTCTCACCAGTAAAAGTCgcagtatcatctaataaaattGATCCATCGCAtccctaaaaaaaaaaatacctcaCATGTTAACatagtttttaaatttaaaaaaacataaccTAAGTAGTAGAATCTTAATAAAGTGGACTTACATTTACAAAGCAATCATGGAAGAACAAGCGAAGTATAGAAGCACCAATTCTTGATTCATTTCTGATTGCACTGGTCATTGTATTGCGTACAGTAGTTTGGAGGCTAGGGCAAGTTGTTGCATAGAAGTTATTAATAAGTTGTGCATTGGTGCAACAAGCTAGAAGAGAAATAATAGAGAGTGTGACACATAATTTAGTAAATGTAGCCATAGAGTTAAATCTACAAATCTTTATAGCTTTAAGCTAACAAAGGAGAGAAGCTAAGGAGGTGTTGTGAAGAAGCATATGAAAGATTAAGCTATATATAGAGGAATTGTGATGGTGCATGCTGCATGCATACAAAAGAAGTTGATAAGAGTCAGACATAGAGgatatgaaaataataatttgtcacaattttcaaatttgacTGCTCATTACGCGCTTAAATTTTTGGAAACAAATGGTGGAGAAAATTTGATATATAAGAACAAGATGGTTGCCCAATAGGAGTTGATTTATTGACTTATACAataataaaacaaaggaaaaagctGCAAAAAATGGAAGCTTGTGAAACATTAACCAAAGTTAAAAAAAGATTAAAGTATATGAAGTAGTCGTTGCTGGGTCGACATGCATGTTTAAAAGTGGGAAAAATAGTATTTCATGGTATATTcaatatgttttatttatttacttaattatcaTTTTATAATACAAAACTTTTTACTACCATTTAACCGTGTCTAGTATCTATTGAAAAAACATGTCATCATACACATATTGGGAGTTTTTTTTTCATATGCAAGATTAAGTTAATGGGGGTTTTAGGTTATTTGTTAAGGATAAAGGTAAAATTTATAGATATGTCTTATGTTCCAATTTTTGGCACAATTGCTTTCTAGGATAGATTTTTCTAAAGTTCCAATTTTAGTAGGGAGACCATCATTCCAAAGGGATAACCAATATTTTACTCACACTTGACATACCTATATTCTTAATATAcaaaaaattaaatcatatattttttcttttatataattttaatttcttaaaattttaaattaatatgtgattttaaaatttcattttatgTGATAAGATTTCGTTGGAGCTCGTCATTTGGAGTAAATTATCTTAAATTTTATAAGGATAGAAAAAAATTTATCtcttaattatcattttaaagtttaaaattgtattaattacacttttattaaaaattatctcTAATTATTTATTACAGAAAAAagtcaaataaattaaaaaataattaaagatcTTATAAATAAAAGAACAAATATTTATCGAAATTTGATCACGTGTACATTTTATTCTTTCGTGAAGTGGGTCGATGTTGTGTTGGGTTATGACTTAAAGAGTAATCACTAGAGCTAGAGCAGTTAAATAAGCTTCAAACCATTAAGTCTTATTTAGTATGCCCTTTAATTATAATTTTCTTCTTCAACTTTTTCTTTACCACAACACATTGCGTCATTATCTCTTTGTGGACACAAGTCAGAGGTTCGATGGACCCTTATTCTTATTTTGAATAATGGTACTAGTAGCCAATAGGTTGGCTTGAGAATTTGTTATGCCATCTAATTATTCTATATCTTACTTtccattaaataataatatatatatatatatatatatatatatatatatatatatatatatatatatatatatatatatatatatatatatatatatatatatatatatatatatatatatatatatatatatatatatatatatatatatttatgtatgtATTGCAAAAGAGCGTGGCATGCAAAAGCTCCAATCATCCATTCAACATAAGTAGGTCTATACTAATCATTTGATAAtattatatcattttttattgtatcatgtcttttattttattagtttgacCAGTTTATCACTCTAGTTGTATGCATTAGAAAGCAACTTGATTGAAGTTGGGTTAATTAGTCAACACATCTCCAAAGGATATGCTCATCACTAACAACACAATCAACATCCATTTTCCCATTAGCAAGAAACCAAAATATCAAGATATTTAGTTCAAATGCTCAACCaattataaataaaactaaaaaaaatcacaGTTCGAAAAAGAGTTTAtaaatagaaaatttctttggccacctccctatgggggtcacccccagcgaaaattccaaaatacccctgcttcggaagttcatttccgaaagcatcttttttttgaaaaaattgacttatttcggaagtttattcccgaaatactgcgatttctgcagatttatcaaaacactccccctcccccaatcatttaccctaaatcaaaacaaaaagtggcaaaggcgaaaatttgtgcaaacagaattccaaagctgcatcaaggctccaatcacactgctaaacaacattcaaaagccctcaatcctaacactttgtaagttttgaaatttttagatctattattgaaatgcatgttatttagggttttaattgcataaatgatatatggttaggttgttagtagtatttaggttgtttagaa is part of the Vicia villosa cultivar HV-30 ecotype Madison, WI linkage group LG2, Vvil1.0, whole genome shotgun sequence genome and encodes:
- the LOC131647944 gene encoding peroxidase P7-like, giving the protein MATFTKLCVTLSIISLLACCTNAQLINNFYATTCPSLQTTVRNTMTSAIRNESRIGASILRLFFHDCFVNGCDGSILLDDTATFTGEKNAAPNKNTVRGFEVIDAIKTSVEASCNATVSCADILALAARDGVFLLGGPSWIVPLGRRDARTASQSDANSQIPGPTSDLSTLTTMFQNKGLTLNDLTVLSGAHTIGQGECRFFRTRIYNETNIDPNFATLRKTTCPVSGGDTNLAPLDTLTPTTFDNNYYKDLVAKKGLFHSDQVLFNNGSQDSLVTRYSTNSATFFNDFAAAMIKLSRISPLTGTNGEIRKNCRLVN